One window from the genome of Desulfonatronum thiodismutans encodes:
- a CDS encoding CheR family methyltransferase — protein sequence MSAAGTVDIKDAEFQQLRDFIYAQSGIYIPDNRKYLLENRLSNRVKILNLKDYGEYLHFLKYDGGRRQELPRLFEVITTNETSFYRNPPQLNVFQNIVLPRILERLRKEGKHNLHIWSAGCSTGEEPYTLAIIIHEVLKSEIASWSIRITANDLSEAVLRTARQGVYSDYALRTTPKDVVKRYFTEEAGRFRVRQDLKNMITFGQLNLNDRGQVKLVPRSEIVFCRNVIIYFDDAMKKRVISAFYDNLLPDGVLFIGHSESLHHVSRTLNPKHHPGSIVYYKET from the coding sequence ATGAGCGCCGCGGGAACGGTGGACATCAAGGATGCCGAGTTTCAACAACTTCGAGATTTTATTTACGCGCAAAGTGGAATTTATATCCCGGACAACCGGAAATACCTTCTGGAAAACAGGCTTTCCAACCGCGTCAAAATTCTGAACCTGAAGGATTACGGAGAGTATCTCCATTTTTTGAAATACGACGGCGGACGCCGCCAGGAACTGCCCAGGCTGTTTGAGGTCATTACCACCAATGAAACCAGCTTTTATCGCAACCCGCCGCAACTCAACGTCTTTCAGAACATTGTTCTACCTCGGATTCTGGAGCGACTCCGCAAGGAAGGGAAACACAATCTGCACATCTGGTCCGCGGGCTGTTCCACCGGCGAGGAGCCGTACACCCTGGCCATTATTATCCACGAGGTGCTCAAGTCTGAAATCGCTTCCTGGAGCATCCGCATCACGGCCAATGATTTATCCGAGGCCGTACTCCGGACGGCGCGTCAAGGCGTCTATTCCGATTATGCCCTGCGCACCACGCCCAAGGATGTCGTCAAGCGGTACTTCACCGAAGAAGCCGGACGGTTCAGGGTACGCCAGGACTTGAAAAACATGATCACCTTCGGTCAGCTCAACCTGAACGATCGCGGCCAAGTGAAACTGGTTCCGCGCTCGGAGATCGTTTTTTGCCGAAACGTCATCATCTACTTTGACGACGCGATGAAAAAACGGGTAATCAGTGCTTTTTACGACAATCTGTTGCCGGACGGCGTGCTGTTCATCGGTCACTCCGAATCCCTGCACCATGTTTCCAGAACCCTGAACCCCAAACACCACCCCGGAAGCATCGTCTACTACAAAGAAACATGA
- a CDS encoding HEAT repeat domain-containing protein: MTDCPEIIERFQVKDPEILREAAQDAGDYGCEEAISGLITLLQNPNLGVQEAADLALRQLGGVQAVSGLCPLLRTEDAQVRNLAMDILREVGNQDINTIVALLSDDDVDIRIFASDILGSTRNILAVPHLCQALLHDSEVNVRYQAAVSLGSLGFAEAVQCLNQALSDEEWVQFSVIEALLKIRDESSINALIQAMPQSSDLVASMIVDALGEMGNLKSIPLLLKRLDESPRALRNKIVKAVVQIMGGRTLNLLSALEQANFKDYLLSALEDEDEEIQDAAMSGLASLRVSEAAVPIIKMSAKLDPDFEIHQDRLETIADVLAQIGSIEPLRQILQETDSAAIALTVKTLQRLPGADSSLLLMEAFWKHDRDVQRELVDALCIVSGDEAEAFFVDLLDRHNDGHVLKQAMRFLSRKTVREKGKPELAEKLFTFLDHPYPDVRGVALEACISLGEKSLVDKFHQMFASPAADKRAMAILGLGNLGCDTHLDVIRSALGDESTAVRKAALEASIKLCGLTEEVFEMISQRLQDEDRDVRLTLVALLGDCACSLVNVAPILKSALGDADDWIRIRAIEALGRLRVPDAVKDLAPLLQMNNPLVSIKVIEALGMIGDQAAFQVLLGMLNSDDPELINAVEDAIAVLQEREEG; this comes from the coding sequence ATGACAGATTGTCCAGAAATTATTGAACGATTCCAGGTCAAAGATCCGGAAATCTTGCGTGAAGCGGCGCAGGATGCCGGAGATTACGGTTGTGAGGAAGCAATCTCCGGATTGATCACGCTGTTGCAAAACCCGAATTTGGGGGTCCAGGAGGCCGCGGATTTGGCGCTACGGCAGCTGGGGGGCGTCCAGGCGGTGAGTGGGCTTTGTCCCTTGCTTCGGACAGAGGACGCCCAAGTCCGAAATCTGGCCATGGACATCCTGAGGGAGGTGGGAAATCAGGACATCAATACGATCGTCGCCCTACTCAGCGACGACGATGTGGACATCAGAATTTTTGCTTCGGACATTCTTGGTTCCACCCGGAACATCCTCGCGGTTCCGCATTTGTGCCAAGCCTTGCTCCATGATTCGGAGGTCAACGTTCGATATCAGGCCGCCGTCAGTCTGGGAAGCTTGGGATTTGCCGAAGCCGTTCAATGTCTGAACCAAGCCCTTTCCGATGAAGAATGGGTCCAGTTTTCCGTCATTGAAGCCCTGTTGAAAATCAGGGACGAATCCTCCATTAATGCTTTGATCCAGGCCATGCCTCAGTCCTCGGACTTGGTAGCCTCCATGATCGTGGACGCTTTAGGCGAGATGGGCAACCTGAAATCCATACCTTTGCTGCTCAAGCGACTTGATGAATCACCGCGCGCATTGCGCAACAAAATCGTCAAGGCCGTGGTCCAAATCATGGGAGGACGCACCCTGAATTTGCTGTCGGCCCTGGAGCAAGCCAATTTTAAGGACTATCTGCTGTCCGCTCTGGAAGATGAAGACGAGGAAATCCAGGATGCGGCCATGTCCGGCTTAGCCTCTCTACGAGTATCCGAAGCCGCCGTCCCGATCATAAAGATGTCCGCCAAGCTGGATCCGGACTTTGAGATCCATCAAGACCGTCTCGAAACTATCGCCGACGTCTTGGCCCAAATCGGTTCAATCGAACCTTTGCGCCAAATTCTCCAGGAAACCGACTCCGCGGCCATTGCCTTGACGGTGAAGACCCTGCAACGCTTACCCGGAGCGGATTCAAGCCTTCTGCTGATGGAGGCGTTTTGGAAGCACGATCGGGACGTGCAACGGGAATTGGTGGATGCCTTGTGCATCGTGTCCGGGGATGAGGCCGAGGCATTTTTCGTCGATTTGCTTGATCGTCACAATGACGGGCATGTGCTCAAACAGGCGATGCGGTTTCTCAGCCGCAAGACCGTCCGGGAGAAAGGCAAACCGGAGCTGGCCGAGAAGCTGTTCACTTTTCTTGATCACCCCTACCCCGATGTCCGCGGCGTGGCCCTGGAAGCCTGCATCAGCCTGGGTGAAAAATCCCTGGTGGACAAGTTTCATCAGATGTTCGCTTCTCCGGCCGCGGACAAGCGAGCCATGGCCATCCTCGGTCTCGGCAATCTGGGGTGCGACACGCATCTGGACGTGATCCGTTCAGCCCTGGGAGACGAGTCCACAGCCGTGCGTAAGGCGGCCCTGGAAGCCAGCATCAAATTGTGCGGCCTGACCGAGGAAGTCTTTGAAATGATTTCCCAGCGCTTGCAGGATGAAGACCGGGACGTTCGGCTGACCCTTGTCGCCCTGCTTGGAGACTGCGCGTGCAGCTTGGTCAATGTTGCGCCGATCCTGAAATCCGCCCTGGGCGATGCCGACGACTGGATACGGATCCGAGCCATCGAGGCGTTGGGCCGATTGCGGGTTCCCGACGCGGTAAAGGACTTGGCTCCTCTCTTGCAAATGAATAATCCACTCGTATCCATCAAGGTGATCGAGGCGTTGGGGATGATCGGCGACCAGGCCGCCTTCCAGGTACTGCTCGGGATGCTCAACAGCGACGACCCTGAACTAATCAACGCAGTGGAGGACGCCATCGCCGTACTCCAAGAACGTGAGGAAGGGTAG